TTGTATTCAGCAGAAATCCGGAGGACAAAGAGGATACAATACCCCATATAATCAGATAAAAAAGCGAATTCAGCCCCGGGATTATATGCAGATCCAGAAATACTTCAGGTATTCGGGAGACTTAAGTACCCTCCAGTCAGACGGAATATGGATATGATTCCCTTTAAAGAACTCATATCCGGGTTCACCGCATTCGTACACAAACCCGCACCTGTTATACCCGGAATCTCTGTCAATGCTCTCGACAAAGTAGCTCCTTACAACCTCCGCCGTTCCTATGCTGTCATACCATTTCAGCGTATAACTGAGATATCCCAGATCACCAAGTGTCATAACAGCATCAATCGCTGTCACAACACCGTCCCTGAAGGTGTCATTCCTGAGATTATGGGCATAAACCTCAACTGAACCATAATTATAGATATTCGTCCTTCCCTCAATGATAACCCGCGGAATGATAACCCTGCCCCCGTTCTCATCCTTTCGCATAATTTCGGTTCTGAAAACCTCATATCTCTCCTCCAGTTCATCCGGACTTACCCTCACCATTCTAAGAATTGCACCCTCCTTCCACGGGTACTCATCCATTCTCTGGTAATTTATCTCTCCAAAAGGGACAGATGTATAACCGCCGTCATAATATCCCTCATACCACCAGTTCCTGCTCCCTTTAAGAGAATCTATTACATTTGTCTCCATCTCCGGGTCATAATGATACTTCAGATCAAGCCCTTTCTTGTCAGAAACCATTACAAGAGCATCAAACATGGAATACTTACCCTCCTGAAAGATGTCAGGCCTTGACTGTGACATTAAGAGAGAATCGACACTGTAAACAACCCCGTCGATCTGAACAGAATTACCCGGCTCTTCAGTCAGATTATACACAAAACCGGATTCAAACGCAAACGCTGCAAGAAGAAGAGCCGCCAGGAACAGAAATGAAGAGAGGTTCTGAACAAAGGAGGATTTTTTCTTTCTGTGCAGTAACAGTTTTAGGCCCGCAGCCATATGAACGGAAAATGCTATATAAAAAATATTGTCAGCAATAACATGATTT
The sequence above is a segment of the Methanoplanus limicola DSM 2279 genome. Coding sequences within it:
- a CDS encoding cytochrome b/b6 domain-containing protein, yielding MKGKMRGIRSNNLSESKEKEEIGVFRRRSSFRKKLILADRKFSWLLFVMTFLAFVTGYLLTRTESQPVPTVVHVILSVLFAVLLLYHVYVYTFLVKYNWKKGFNSLLVRKISGISFIILVLRVSGIIILISGLFVFISGFDYYFVLKEPFSLSNHVIADNIFYIAFSVHMAAGLKLLLHRKKKSSFVQNLSSFLFLAALLLAAFAFESGFVYNLTEEPGNSVQIDGVVYSVDSLLMSQSRPDIFQEGKYSMFDALVMVSDKKGLDLKYHYDPEMETNVIDSLKGSRNWWYEGYYDGGYTSVPFGEINYQRMDEYPWKEGAILRMVRVSPDELEERYEVFRTEIMRKDENGGRVIIPRVIIEGRTNIYNYGSVEVYAHNLRNDTFRDGVVTAIDAVMTLGDLGYLSYTLKWYDSIGTAEVVRSYFVESIDRDSGYNRCGFVYECGEPGYEFFKGNHIHIPSDWRVLKSPEYLKYFWICI